From Bradyrhizobium sp. sBnM-33:
GCGACAACCACCGCACCCTTAACCGTAGGTCATGGCCTCGTCAGGTCGATGTCAGGTCTGCGCGCTATCCAATGTGTAGGAAGCGGTGGCCGCGGCCACCAGAGTGCTTCAGCGGCGAACATTGTTAGCAACTGGCGGATTGGACAATGGCGAAGGTCATCGACAGGCCACTCGCCGCCCGCTCACAGCGGCCGGCGGAGAAGAAGGAGGGCGGCGACGCTCAAGCTTGGTCGGAGAGCTTGCAGCGCGCAAGCCGACCTGACGTCCCTCGTCCTGACGCCTCCCGCGCCGACCCTGCGTCGGTCGTCGAGGACGGCCGGGCAGGGGCCAATGCCGCCGCCAACGACAACACCATCGAGCACCGGGTTAAGGAAGGTGACTCGCTCTGGAGCATTTCGCGCCAGTATGATCGTCCATTTCCGGACGTGGTTAAGGCCAATCCCCAGGTTCGCGATCCAGACCGGATTCATCCAGGCGAGACCGTGCACGTGCCGCTGGGCTCGCCGCCGCGGCCGAGCGCACCGCCTTCCACGGGCACGCCGAGCGTACCACCTCCCACTGGAGCGCCAAGTGCGCCACCCTCGACGGGGGCACCGAGCACGCCGTCCCCAACAGGAGCGCCGGCCGCACAGCCCTCGTCGGGTCCGACCGTGCCGTGCGGCATCGATGCGAGTGCCGGTGCAGCCTGTGCGGCAAATGCAATCACGCCCTGCGGCATCGATGTGGGTATCAGCACCGCCTGTGGAGCGAACGCATCGCCCTGCGTGGGCAAGCTCAGCGAAGGCACGGTGTGCGGAGCAAAGGGAACCGGCTGTGCCGCCGTTGCAGGGGTGGGCACGGTTTGCGCCGCTGACATCGGTGCGTGTGGCGCCGCCGCGGGCGCCGGAGCCGGGTGCGCCGCGAAGGCAAGCGCCTGTGCGGCGAACGCCAGGGCCGGCGCGGTCTGCGCCGTCAACTACGCGACCTGCGGCGCCAAGTTTACGGAAGGAAAAGCCTGCGGCATCGACGGAAGCAACTGCGGCTCCAAGTACAGCGGGCCGAAGCTCTGCGGCGTCGACGGCAATCTTGCCTGCGGCGCCAAGGGCAGCGCCGGCGTGTGCGGGACGGATGGGAACGTCTGCGGGACCGACGGCACGATCCAGGCCTGCGCTGCCGATGGAGATGCCTGCGCAGCCAATGTCGGGGCGGACGCCTGTGTCGCGGATGGCAATGTATGCGGCGCGGATGCAACCGTCGAAGCTTGCGCGGCTGATGGCAACGCTTGCGGCGTCGATGGAGGCGCGGACGCCTGCGTCGCGGACGGCAATGTGTGCGGCGCGGATGCGACCGTCGAAGCTTGCGGAGCTGACGGCAATGTTTGCGGCGCCGATGCAGGCGCCGAAGCCTGCGCGGCGGACAGCAACGCCTGCGCTGCCGATGCGGCCGTCGAAGCCTGCGCCGCCGACAGCGCCGCCTGCGCGGCCAACGCGGTCGCGGAGGCCTGCGCGGCGGATGCCGATGCCTGCGCCGCCAACGCGTCGGCGGACGCCTGCGCCGCCGATGCCGACGCTTGCGCGGCCAACGCCTCACTCGACGCCTGTGCGGCCGATGCGGATGCCTGCGCCGCCAAAGCGGGCGCCGACGCCTGCGGCGTCGATACAGGTGTCTGCGCCGCCAATCTCGGTGGCGTCTGCGGCGTCGACGCGCCGGTGCTTGATCCAATTTCGTTCTGCGCGGTGAACGTCATCCCGGTGCTGCCATCATGCTGATGGTCGACATGCGCAACCACACCGCGCGCATCACCATGCGCGAGATTGCGGCGGCGGGCCGCCGCTACGCGTCGAACCCGATCGCGCTCGCGAGCTTCATGGCGGGCGTGCGGCTCACGCCGGACGTACTGCTGGAAGGTACCTGGCGAAACACGGCCGGTGCTGCAGGAAATTTCGCGTTCTTTCGCAATCTCATGCTCGGATTGCTGCCGCAGCTCTACGACGTACGCCATCTGGAGGCGCTGGGCGGACGCTTTGCTCTGCGCGTCACAGGAATCGGCCGCCATGGAGATTTCACCACCATGGCCGTCAACAGGCGGGTGGTCACGCAGACCGGGCTGCCGCTCGATGAGGCTTCCGGCACCGCCATCGCCGATGCCTCGATCCGGGCGGACGCATTCCTCGCCTTGTGGAACGACATGCTTGCCGATCTGGCGGAAACAACACTGGCGCAGATCGCGGCGGCACGATCCGCCCCGTCGCAGACGCGCTAAGCAGGACGGGACCGAGCCCATGCCAGATTTCGAATGCCAGGTTTCCCAGGAAGGCGAGCTGCAAGTTGCGGAGGCCGCGTTGCTGGCGCAGAATTCCGCGCGAGCTGATGCGTTGGAGGCGGCGGCCCGGCAGACGCTGGCGACCGTTCATAGCCTCCAGCGGGAGGCGGACGCGAGCCGCTACAAGGTCTCGCGCTACGACATTCCGGTCAGGCTTGCCGATGGCGCCGCGTTGCTTTTCAATTCGCGGACGCGGTCGCTCATCCTGCTGTCCGATGGCGAGGCGCGGATCTATCGCGAGTTGGCCGAACGACCGGCGTTCTCAGGCGCACAGATAAGCGACCGCCTGCTGCTCGAAGCGCTCGTCGGCGGCGGCCACGTGGTGGGCGCGATGGTCGACGAGCTTGCCGTCGTGCGCGACGGCTATGAGGCGACACGGAGCGCCAAAGGCAGCCTCACGCTTACGATAGCTCCGACCATGGCCTGCAACTTCGCCTGCGGCTACTGTTTCCAGGGCCTGAATAAGCCGACGACGAAGATGAAGCCCGACGTGCAGAATGCCATCGTCGATTTCGTCAAGGCGAAAAAGGACCTCAAGTCGCTGAGTATCGTCTGGTACGGCGGCGAGCCCCTGATGGGCAAGGATTCGATCTTTCGCCTGTCAGACCTGCTGATTTCCTACTGCGACAAGAACAAGATTTCCTACAGCGCCGGAATCGTCTCCAACGCCTGGTTCCTGAACGGCGAAATGGCCGCTCAGCTCTACACACGTCGCGTCCGCTGGGTGCAAGTGACCGTCGATGGCGATCGGGGGACGCATGACAGGATGCGGCCCCTGACGTCGGGGCAGGGCACCTTCGACCGCATCCTCGACAATATCGCCGAGGCGCTGGACCAGACTGCGATCTCGATCAATGCACGCGTCAACGTCGGCCAGAGCAACGTCGACAATGTGGATGCCATGCTCGATTGTTTCGTCGAGCGCAACTTCGCCAGGCGCGGCAACTTCAGCGTCTACTTCGCGCCGATCGAGGCTTCGACGCCTGAAAGCGGCAGCGCCTACGAGGAGAGGCTCTCCCGCGCCGAATTCAATCGCAAGGTGCTCGCCCTGGAAGAGCGCGCGAGGCGTCTCGGCTTCGCGTCCATCCAGACGCCGTCGGGCGGCTTCGCGGGAATGTGCGTGGCGGCTTCGCACGGTGGCTATGTCGTGTCGGGCCAGGGAGACGTGCACAAGTGCTGGGAGACGGCGCACGATCCCAGCAAGCGGACGGGCAGCATCTTCGAGCCGGACAAGCTCCACGACAGCGTCAACGCCAGCCTGTGGTCGCAATGGACGCCATTCGACAATCCGGTCTGCGCTTCGTGCAAGATATTGCCGATGTGCGGCGGCTTCTGTGCACATCGCTTCGTCTACAGCAATCCGGCCGAAGCGGCGTTGCCTTGTCCAAGCTGGAAATGGAATACGGCCGAATACATCTTCAGCCGCGCCAAGGATCTCGGCGTGGTCTCGGCCGACCAGTGGGTCCCTGAGGAAGCAACCGTCGAAGCCAAGCAATCCGGCGAGCGTCATTCGCTGGAGTCGCTGCAGGCCGCCCAGGCGCGCGTGCTGGAGAAAGTGAGCGTGCTGCACGGAAGGTCAATCGACAGCGCGATGCTCTTTGCCGGCGAACCGGCGCTGGAGGCTGCGCCTTCGCACGCGCCGACCGGGGGTGACCGGGCTCTGGAAAGCACAAGGCCGTGAACGCGATCACTCCGGCCAGCGCCTTCGATCTAACCACCGACAGGTTTGATAGCCTTGTCTCCAGGGCCTTTGCCGCCAGCAGAGAGAGCCGTCACGTGCGCGATCGCCTGATCGCGCAGGTCGACGGCGGTCGCCTCGACCATATGCTCTTGCGCGCGCGCAGCGGCGTCATGGCCTTGTCTGACGCGGTCAACCGGAAAGCTGCGCTGAACATTATTGACTTCGCCTTCGAGCCGATCGTCATGCAGAACATGTCGACGGATCAGGTGATGAGGTACCTGGGCGCGGTGGAGAGCACGCTCCACGTTCGCGAGGCGCGCGGGCTCGACGGCTTCGGTCCGCTCTGGGTCGACACGGTCCACCATGTCTGCGTCTTCTCCGTGCTGTTTCAGCTTGCGGCGTTCCTTGGCAAGAACCGGAGGTTCAGTCAGCTGGTCCTGTTGCACCAGGGACAGCGGCCCGAGCCTCGGCTGCGCATCATCGCGGACCTCCTGCGCCGCGCGCATGGGGTTGCCCTGGTGCTGCTGCCGCTCCAGGGGAACTGGTTTCCACGCCTCGCGCGCCTTACGACGCCAAACACAGTCGTCTACTATCTGACCGACATGCCACCGGAGGCCTTTACCCAGGCGGCGAGGAGAGAGCGGGGCCGATCGCGCCTCCTGCTCACCCATGGGCCGGGAGCGGCGCTTCAGGTCGAAACGGTCTCCGGCTCGCGGAGCTTTGCCCGTCGGCTCGGGGCGACACGCATTGTGCTCGACTTCCCGTCAACCGACAGCGTGCGCATCCGACCGGTCGGCGCGGACGAGGCCATCGTGTCCCTCTGTCCGCTGGAGAACTGGGTGTTCTGGCCTCTGCTCGGGCAGCACAGCAGCAAGCCATCTCGCCCGATGACTTCGCACACAGATGACGGAGAAATCGTCAATCATGCAGCAACAGACGCAAGCTCTCGTCGATGAGTGGGTGCAAACATTCAACTCAGGAAGGATCGCCGATCTAGCCCGCTTCTACACTCTGGACGCCCGGGTCGTGCCGCCCGGACGATCCGCTGTCGTCGGCGCGGAGGCGATCTGCAGGTTTTTCGCCGACATCCGCGCGCAAGGCTTTCGCGATTATGTCGTGGATCTCGGTGACGTGTTCGCGAAGGACGCGTCTCTGGTCGCGTCGGGCCGATGGGCGCTTCGGGGGCTCGACGATGGCGGTCCCTACAAGGGCAATTGGCTGAACGTATTCGCGCGCGAGCGCACGGGCTGGCTCATCGCCGTTCATATGTGGAACTGATTCAGCTCCCATTTGAGAGATGGGGCGAACCTGCACATCAGGACAGCGGAGAGATGCCGGAATGACTTTGGTGCGGTGCGCGGATTGTGGCCGGGATATCAGCGAACAGTCGACAGCTTGCCCCGAATGCGGCAGGCCTTTGCAGGAACGCGGTCCCGCAATAGCGGCGGGAGGGGCCGGGGCAGGGCGGCCGTACTTCTATGAATACAAATCTCAGACAATTCTGTTCGGCCTGCCGCTCATTCACGTCATGTTGGGCCCGACGTGGCTTGTCGGCTTCAGGCCTGCCCGCGGCATCATTGCGGTGGGCAATATCGC
This genomic window contains:
- a CDS encoding YybH family protein, which translates into the protein MQQQTQALVDEWVQTFNSGRIADLARFYTLDARVVPPGRSAVVGAEAICRFFADIRAQGFRDYVVDLGDVFAKDASLVASGRWALRGLDDGGPYKGNWLNVFARERTGWLIAVHMWN
- a CDS encoding LysM peptidoglycan-binding domain-containing protein, with the protein product MAKVIDRPLAARSQRPAEKKEGGDAQAWSESLQRASRPDVPRPDASRADPASVVEDGRAGANAAANDNTIEHRVKEGDSLWSISRQYDRPFPDVVKANPQVRDPDRIHPGETVHVPLGSPPRPSAPPSTGTPSVPPPTGAPSAPPSTGAPSTPSPTGAPAAQPSSGPTVPCGIDASAGAACAANAITPCGIDVGISTACGANASPCVGKLSEGTVCGAKGTGCAAVAGVGTVCAADIGACGAAAGAGAGCAAKASACAANARAGAVCAVNYATCGAKFTEGKACGIDGSNCGSKYSGPKLCGVDGNLACGAKGSAGVCGTDGNVCGTDGTIQACAADGDACAANVGADACVADGNVCGADATVEACAADGNACGVDGGADACVADGNVCGADATVEACGADGNVCGADAGAEACAADSNACAADAAVEACAADSAACAANAVAEACAADADACAANASADACAADADACAANASLDACAADADACAAKAGADACGVDTGVCAANLGGVCGVDAPVLDPISFCAVNVIPVLPSC
- a CDS encoding radical SAM/SPASM domain-containing protein, coding for MPDFECQVSQEGELQVAEAALLAQNSARADALEAAARQTLATVHSLQREADASRYKVSRYDIPVRLADGAALLFNSRTRSLILLSDGEARIYRELAERPAFSGAQISDRLLLEALVGGGHVVGAMVDELAVVRDGYEATRSAKGSLTLTIAPTMACNFACGYCFQGLNKPTTKMKPDVQNAIVDFVKAKKDLKSLSIVWYGGEPLMGKDSIFRLSDLLISYCDKNKISYSAGIVSNAWFLNGEMAAQLYTRRVRWVQVTVDGDRGTHDRMRPLTSGQGTFDRILDNIAEALDQTAISINARVNVGQSNVDNVDAMLDCFVERNFARRGNFSVYFAPIEASTPESGSAYEERLSRAEFNRKVLALEERARRLGFASIQTPSGGFAGMCVAASHGGYVVSGQGDVHKCWETAHDPSKRTGSIFEPDKLHDSVNASLWSQWTPFDNPVCASCKILPMCGGFCAHRFVYSNPAEAALPCPSWKWNTAEYIFSRAKDLGVVSADQWVPEEATVEAKQSGERHSLESLQAAQARVLEKVSVLHGRSIDSAMLFAGEPALEAAPSHAPTGGDRALESTRP